One segment of Methylotuvimicrobium sp. KM2 DNA contains the following:
- a CDS encoding PAS domain S-box protein: MAVDDTGLILFANRQFIDLWRIPEELALPGQPYQNLLNTVEHQLADPLEFRKTVQDIYRSGQDSQDLLEFADGRIVERHSKPLVSEGKNGGRVWSFHDITEMKRAERAVEYHKERLRRGQIFANIGTWEWNIQSGDLFWSERIAPLFGYQDGDLETSYENFLNAIHPDDRQAVVDAVDACLKRDAPYIIEHRVIWPDGTERWLLERGAVVRDDEGKPTQMLGVVQDIDDRKRAELALAEREKYLRIFQHIVDSVVDGVITIGADGIIHSFNPAACATFGYREQDIVGRKVKVLIPEPYRSKYDGYIERYLATGRSQIFNQQLELAGLRADGSIFPLEIAVSEIKLSDDLLFVGLTRDITERKRAEQELIAARVAADRASQAKSDFLSSMSHELRTPMNAILGFGQLMQYDETLSDTQKEDVEEILKAGRHLLDLINEILDLAKIESGRISLSIEPVRIAPIIKECLSLVSTQADKRRINLHNDTHEDLSVQADQTRLKQALLNLISNAIKYNREGGIVTVETRLKGSEYLSIQITDTGRGIPKERLHELFQPFNRLDAEYSTIEGTGIGLTISRRIVEMMGGAIEVESEVGVGSSFMITLPAASNPTLLESPKTSAAIETPTLQSRSRQQLVLYIEDNPSNIRLISQILERQRHIRLITAHTPELGIELARAHRPDLILLDINMPNLNGFQVLSIFQNDPIVKSAPVVAITANAMPRDIERGKAAGFADYLTKPLDIAQFNGILDGLLNRIKKDRDSS, from the coding sequence TTGGCCGTCGACGATACCGGCTTGATCCTTTTCGCCAACCGACAATTTATCGATTTGTGGCGCATACCGGAAGAACTCGCCTTACCCGGCCAACCGTACCAAAACCTACTGAATACTGTTGAGCATCAATTGGCCGACCCGCTCGAGTTCCGCAAGACTGTACAAGACATTTATCGATCCGGCCAAGATTCGCAAGATCTATTGGAGTTTGCGGACGGCAGAATAGTCGAGCGTCACTCGAAACCGCTCGTCTCGGAAGGGAAAAACGGCGGTCGGGTATGGAGCTTTCACGACATCACCGAAATGAAACGCGCCGAACGCGCCGTGGAATATCACAAAGAAAGACTGCGCCGCGGACAAATTTTCGCGAACATCGGCACCTGGGAATGGAATATACAATCCGGCGACCTATTTTGGTCCGAACGCATCGCGCCGCTGTTCGGCTATCAGGACGGGGATCTCGAAACCTCCTATGAAAACTTCCTTAACGCAATTCACCCCGACGACCGGCAAGCGGTCGTCGATGCCGTCGACGCCTGCCTGAAACGCGATGCGCCCTATATCATCGAACACCGCGTCATCTGGCCGGACGGCACCGAGCGCTGGCTGCTCGAACGCGGTGCCGTAGTACGCGACGACGAGGGCAAACCCACGCAAATGCTGGGCGTGGTACAAGACATCGACGACCGCAAACGCGCGGAACTCGCACTGGCCGAGCGCGAAAAGTATTTGCGCATCTTTCAGCATATTGTCGACTCGGTCGTCGACGGGGTCATCACGATCGGCGCCGACGGCATTATCCACTCATTCAATCCTGCGGCATGCGCGACGTTCGGTTATCGGGAACAAGATATCGTCGGCCGTAAGGTTAAAGTTCTTATACCGGAACCCTATCGATCTAAGTATGACGGTTATATAGAGCGTTACCTTGCGACAGGCCGAAGCCAAATCTTCAATCAACAACTTGAATTGGCTGGGCTCAGGGCGGATGGGAGTATTTTTCCACTCGAAATTGCCGTCAGCGAAATCAAACTATCCGATGACCTCCTCTTTGTCGGTCTCACGCGAGACATTACCGAACGCAAACGAGCCGAACAGGAATTAATTGCCGCCCGAGTCGCCGCAGACCGAGCTAGCCAGGCCAAATCCGACTTCCTTTCCAGCATGAGTCATGAACTGCGCACGCCGATGAACGCAATCCTCGGTTTCGGCCAACTGATGCAATACGACGAAACTTTGAGCGATACACAAAAAGAGGATGTGGAAGAAATTCTCAAGGCCGGTCGGCATCTGCTCGATTTAATCAACGAAATATTGGATCTGGCCAAGATCGAATCCGGTCGGATTTCGCTATCCATAGAACCGGTAAGGATCGCACCGATTATCAAGGAATGTCTGAGCCTGGTATCCACACAAGCGGATAAACGCCGAATAAATCTCCACAACGATACGCACGAAGACCTTTCGGTACAGGCCGACCAGACTCGGCTCAAACAAGCGCTACTCAATTTGATTTCCAATGCGATCAAATATAACCGCGAAGGCGGCATAGTCACCGTAGAGACCCGGCTTAAAGGCAGCGAATACTTATCAATACAAATAACCGATACCGGACGCGGTATCCCAAAGGAACGCTTGCATGAACTCTTTCAGCCGTTCAACCGTCTCGACGCCGAATACAGCACGATCGAAGGTACCGGCATCGGATTGACCATCTCTCGCCGCATCGTCGAAATGATGGGCGGCGCGATCGAGGTCGAAAGCGAAGTCGGCGTGGGCAGCAGTTTCATGATCACGCTTCCGGCGGCCTCGAACCCGACTTTATTGGAATCGCCTAAAACATCCGCAGCCATCGAAACGCCGACATTACAAAGTCGCTCGAGGCAACAGCTCGTGCTCTATATCGAAGACAATCCATCCAATATACGGCTCATCTCTCAAATACTCGAAAGACAACGGCACATTCGTCTCATCACCGCCCATACGCCGGAGCTGGGCATCGAATTAGCCCGGGCACATCGCCCCGACCTCATTCTGCTCGACATCAACATGCCGAATTTGAACGGTTTTCAGGTATTATCCATATTTCAAAACGACCCTATCGTTAAGTCCGCACCGGTCGTCGCGATCACCGCCAATGCGATGCCGCGCGATATCGAACGGGGCAAAGCGGCCGGATTCGCCGACTATTTAACCAAGCCGTTGGACATCGCGCAATTCAACGGCATATTGGACGGTTTGCTTAACCGTATTAAAAAGGACCGGGATTCATCATGA